A genomic window from Tolypothrix sp. PCC 7910 includes:
- a CDS encoding PAS domain S-box protein, whose translation MKIYSKLLSYGVAIGSTAIALLLSLWLQSLLFQPISAFFYIAVIVTTWYGGSRVGIVTVILSTMVIDYFLIPPKYHLGMNPLWPDILRLVVFLLVALMIYLLTSNFLKSKQKIQKLSQQLAQDNAQQLRMALSAAQMGMWDWNLVTGEIIWSPEQEKLFGLAVGAFDGRYETFEACLHPEDRPTVDQKIQQALQSHSNYQNEYRIIWPDGSIHWVESRGHAFYDTANQPVRITGTVMAIDERKQAQISLQQQFEQQRLVMEMTQRIRQSLDLQHILQTTVNEVRQFLQCDRVVIFQFAPDGSGTVVVESVAASWTAILSTNIYDPCFNQEYIEPFKQGLVTAKSDIYTAGIDRCHIQLLANFQVRANLAVPILNREELWGLLIAHHCEEPRDWQASEIELLRQLAAQVSIAIQQADLWAQVQAELLERKQAQEALQQSEQRYRALVHASAQIVWRTDAEGSRIAVPDNWQELTGQSPAEYLGWGWLEAIHPDDRDRTAQIWQASYINRSFYENEYRIRMKNGDYRDFAVRGVPIVDAHGNLREWIGTCTDITERKQAEAALRENQIQLQRQLAEIETIYQSAPIGLNVLDTELRFVRINQRLAEINGFSVEAQIGRTVRELLPDLADAAEQLLLPILATGTPVLNVEITGTTPAQPGVQRTWLESFWPLKDGERIIGISTVCEEITQRKQTEIALLEREASLRLFFQYVPAGIAMFDRNMRYIIASQRWVDDYEIDSIESLIGRSHYEIFPEIPEYWREIHQRCLAGAIERCDEELFVRQNGSQQWVRWEIRPWHNANGEISGIIIFSEDITGSKQAQIALEQLNAELEQRVAERTAQLTQTNERLLETVIQQQQTQLALLQQAQLLEFQAVITRNMAEGVCLIRATDAMIVYANPKFEQMFGYNSGELNGKHVSILNYATEAVTAEDVNQAIRAVVLQKGEATYEVHNVKKDGTPFWCSATCCVFTHPQYGDVLVAVHQDITDRKRMEEALRQSEEKFRQLADNIQAVFWISDLKIGQVLYVSKGYERIWQRNCQSLYDNPLTWLDPIHPDDRQLVEIAFGEQITTGKYDIEYRIIRPDGSIRWIHDRAFPIKNELGEIIRMTGIAEDITEQHKIEQIKSEFISIVSHELRTPLTAIRAALGLLNSGVYDNKPEKFKRMIEIAAIDSDRLVRLVNDILDLERLESGRAVLDQRTYNAADLIQQAVEGVQAIAKQQNITLEVHPTDAKVWAAADAIIQTLTNLLSNAIKFSPADSTITLSVEQQINWVLFKVSDQGRGIPHDKLEIIFSRFQQVDASDSRDKGGTGLGLAICRSIIDQHGGNIWAESTVSIGSTFFFTLPSARE comes from the coding sequence ATGAAAATCTATTCTAAATTATTATCTTATGGGGTAGCGATTGGCTCAACGGCGATCGCGCTTTTGCTGTCGCTTTGGCTACAATCGCTGTTGTTTCAACCTATTAGTGCGTTTTTCTATATAGCTGTAATTGTCACTACTTGGTATGGTGGTTCTCGAGTAGGAATTGTCACAGTTATCCTTTCAACAATGGTAATTGATTATTTCTTAATTCCTCCTAAATATCATCTGGGGATGAATCCACTATGGCCAGATATATTGCGGTTAGTAGTTTTCCTTCTGGTTGCCTTGATGATTTATCTGCTGACTAGCAATTTTCTCAAAAGTAAACAGAAGATTCAAAAACTGAGCCAACAATTAGCGCAAGACAATGCCCAACAGCTACGGATGGCGCTATCTGCAGCACAAATGGGGATGTGGGACTGGAATCTGGTAACAGGAGAAATTATTTGGTCGCCAGAACAAGAAAAGTTATTTGGCTTGGCGGTTGGGGCTTTTGATGGTAGATATGAAACTTTTGAGGCTTGCTTGCATCCTGAAGATCGCCCAACAGTTGACCAGAAAATACAACAGGCACTACAAAGTCATAGTAACTACCAAAATGAGTATCGCATTATTTGGCCAGATGGTAGCATCCACTGGGTTGAGTCCAGGGGGCACGCATTTTATGACACAGCAAATCAACCTGTGCGGATTACGGGAACTGTGATGGCCATAGATGAGCGCAAACAAGCTCAAATTTCGCTGCAACAGCAATTTGAGCAACAGCGCTTAGTTATGGAAATGACTCAGCGCATCCGGCAATCGTTAGATTTGCAACATATTTTACAAACCACTGTTAATGAAGTGCGGCAATTTTTGCAGTGCGATCGCGTTGTCATCTTCCAGTTTGCTCCTGATGGGAGTGGAACTGTGGTTGTCGAATCTGTTGCAGCAAGCTGGACAGCTATTTTATCTACTAATATCTACGATCCTTGCTTTAACCAAGAATATATTGAACCTTTTAAACAAGGTTTAGTGACTGCCAAATCTGATATTTATACTGCTGGGATAGATCGCTGCCACATCCAACTCTTGGCAAATTTCCAAGTCAGGGCTAATTTAGCTGTGCCAATTTTGAATAGAGAGGAATTATGGGGGTTGCTGATTGCCCATCACTGTGAAGAGCCTCGTGATTGGCAAGCTTCAGAAATTGAACTACTGCGGCAGTTAGCTGCACAAGTCAGCATCGCCATCCAGCAAGCTGACTTGTGGGCACAAGTACAAGCTGAATTGCTAGAACGCAAACAAGCCCAAGAAGCATTGCAGCAAAGCGAACAGCGATATCGTGCATTAGTTCATGCTTCAGCGCAGATTGTCTGGCGCACTGATGCTGAGGGGAGTAGAATTGCAGTCCCAGACAATTGGCAAGAACTCACCGGACAATCTCCAGCCGAATACTTGGGATGGGGTTGGCTGGAGGCTATTCATCCAGATGATCGCGATCGCACTGCTCAAATCTGGCAAGCATCTTACATAAATCGCAGCTTCTATGAAAATGAATATCGCATCCGCATGAAAAATGGCGACTACCGCGATTTTGCTGTTCGAGGTGTGCCAATTGTCGATGCTCATGGCAACCTGCGGGAGTGGATCGGCACTTGTACAGATATTACAGAGCGTAAACAAGCAGAAGCAGCCTTAAGGGAAAATCAAATTCAGCTGCAGCGCCAATTGGCTGAAATCGAAACCATCTATCAGTCAGCACCAATTGGGTTGAACGTCTTAGATACCGAACTTCGCTTTGTCCGGATTAATCAGCGACTCGCAGAAATCAATGGGTTTTCGGTAGAAGCGCAAATTGGCCGCACAGTACGTGAGTTGCTACCCGATTTGGCAGACGCAGCCGAACAACTGTTACTCCCCATTTTGGCAACAGGCACACCTGTTCTCAATGTAGAAATAACTGGTACAACTCCAGCTCAACCAGGCGTACAGCGAACTTGGTTAGAAAGCTTTTGGCCGTTAAAAGATGGCGAACGCATCATTGGCATCAGTACTGTGTGCGAAGAAATTACTCAGCGCAAACAAACAGAAATAGCTTTGCTAGAAAGGGAAGCAAGCTTACGCTTATTTTTCCAGTATGTCCCTGCTGGGATTGCGATGTTTGATCGCAATATGCGCTATATCATAGCCAGCCAAAGATGGGTAGATGACTACGAGATCGATTCTATCGAATCGCTGATTGGGCGATCGCACTACGAAATTTTCCCTGAAATTCCAGAGTACTGGCGAGAAATTCATCAACGGTGTTTGGCTGGGGCGATTGAAAGATGTGATGAAGAATTGTTTGTGCGCCAAAATGGGAGCCAACAGTGGGTACGTTGGGAAATTCGCCCTTGGCATAATGCTAATGGTGAAATTAGTGGCATTATCATTTTTAGTGAGGACATTACAGGAAGCAAACAGGCGCAAATTGCCCTAGAACAACTAAATGCCGAACTTGAGCAACGAGTAGCAGAGCGAACAGCGCAACTTACCCAAACAAATGAGCGTCTGCTAGAAACGGTAATACAGCAGCAACAAACCCAACTCGCTCTTTTACAACAGGCACAACTACTCGAGTTTCAGGCTGTCATTACCCGCAATATGGCCGAAGGAGTATGCTTGATCCGCGCGACTGATGCCATGATTGTCTACGCTAACCCTAAATTTGAGCAGATGTTTGGCTATAACTCTGGCGAACTTAACGGTAAGCATGTTTCCATTCTCAACTATGCCACCGAAGCGGTAACTGCTGAAGATGTTAATCAAGCCATTCGTGCTGTTGTCTTACAAAAGGGTGAAGCCACCTATGAAGTCCATAATGTGAAAAAAGATGGTACTCCATTTTGGTGTAGTGCCACTTGTTGTGTATTCACTCATCCCCAATATGGCGATGTTCTAGTTGCGGTTCATCAAGATATCACCGATCGCAAGCGCATGGAAGAAGCTTTGCGCCAAAGCGAAGAAAAGTTTCGCCAACTTGCAGACAACATTCAAGCAGTGTTTTGGATCTCAGATCTGAAAATTGGGCAAGTTCTCTACGTGAGCAAAGGCTATGAAAGGATTTGGCAAAGAAACTGCCAAAGTTTATATGACAATCCCTTAACTTGGTTAGATCCTATTCACCCAGATGATCGCCAACTTGTAGAAATTGCCTTTGGGGAACAAATAACAACAGGAAAATACGACATAGAATATCGGATTATTCGTCCTGATGGTTCTATCCGCTGGATTCACGATCGCGCTTTCCCTATCAAAAATGAACTCGGGGAAATAATTCGCATGACGGGAATTGCAGAAGATATTACAGAACAGCACAAAATTGAACAAATAAAAAGTGAGTTCATTAGTATTGTCAGCCACGAACTTCGCACCCCTTTAACTGCAATTCGCGCCGCTTTAGGCTTGTTAAATAGTGGTGTCTACGACAACAAACCAGAAAAATTCAAACGGATGATCGAGATTGCGGCCATCGACAGCGATCGCTTGGTGCGCCTGGTTAACGATATTCTCGATTTAGAACGCTTAGAATCAGGTCGTGCTGTTTTAGATCAAAGAACTTATAATGCAGCTGATTTAATTCAACAAGCAGTAGAAGGAGTACAGGCGATCGCCAAACAGCAAAATATTACTCTAGAAGTACACCCAACTGATGCTAAAGTTTGGGCAGCAGCAGATGCAATTATTCAAACACTTACAAATTTGTTGAGTAATGCCATTAAATTCTCACCTGCGGATTCTACTATTACCCTGAGTGTAGAACAGCAAATAAATTGGGTACTATTTAAAGTTAGCGATCAAGGGCGTGGTATTCCCCACGATAAATTAGAAATCATTTTTAGCAGATTTCAGCAAGTAGATGCCTCGGACTCTCGTGATAAAGGCGGCACAGGCTTAGGGTTAGCAATCTGCCGTAGTATCATTGATCAGCACGGTGGTAACATCTGGGCTGAGAGTACTGTGAGTATAGGCAGCACCTTTTTCTTTACTCTACCGTCGGCTAGGGAGTAG
- a CDS encoding glycine betaine ABC transporter substrate-binding protein, with amino-acid sequence MKKFITLCLLTVALVIAIASCSPHTNTTSGGDIIVASKDFTEQDILGELLAQQIEAATNLKVARRPRLGGSFVCHSAITAGKIDAYIEYTGTAFTGILKQQVVNDPKIVYAKLKQAYAQQFNLEVMPSLGFENTFAMTIRGEDARRYNLQTLSEATKYTPQWRGGFGYEFLEREDGFAGLAKAYNLRFAKPPQIMDLGLIYRALIQKQVDMVAGNSTDGQIARLGLVVLKDDKQYFPPYEATPIVRKATLEKYPQLKNAIAQLAGKISADEMRQLNYLVEGELQDIKDIVREFRKSKGL; translated from the coding sequence ATGAAAAAATTTATAACTTTATGCCTATTAACAGTTGCCTTGGTAATTGCGATCGCTAGTTGTAGTCCTCATACCAATACAACTAGTGGTGGCGATATTATTGTCGCTTCTAAAGATTTTACCGAACAAGATATTTTAGGTGAGCTTTTAGCCCAACAAATCGAAGCAGCAACTAATTTAAAAGTAGCTCGTCGTCCGCGATTGGGTGGTTCTTTTGTCTGCCATAGTGCAATTACGGCGGGAAAAATTGATGCTTATATTGAATACACTGGTACAGCTTTTACAGGTATTTTAAAACAACAAGTAGTTAACGACCCCAAAATAGTTTACGCAAAACTCAAGCAAGCCTACGCCCAACAATTTAATTTAGAAGTAATGCCCAGTTTGGGTTTTGAAAACACTTTTGCCATGACTATTCGCGGGGAAGATGCGCGGCGCTACAATTTACAAACTCTTTCGGAAGCTACTAAATATACTCCTCAGTGGCGTGGTGGTTTTGGCTATGAATTTTTAGAACGGGAAGATGGGTTTGCGGGTTTAGCGAAAGCCTATAATTTACGTTTTGCGAAACCACCCCAAATCATGGATTTAGGCTTAATTTATCGGGCATTAATTCAAAAACAAGTAGATATGGTAGCGGGAAATTCCACTGATGGGCAAATTGCCCGCTTGGGTTTAGTGGTGTTAAAAGATGATAAGCAGTATTTTCCGCCTTATGAAGCTACGCCCATTGTCCGCAAAGCCACCTTAGAAAAATATCCGCAGTTAAAAAATGCGATCGCTCAACTGGCTGGTAAAATATCCGCAGACGAAATGCGGCAATTAAATTACCTAGTTGAGGGTGAACTACAAGATATTAAAGATATTGTCCGCGAATTCCGGAAATCCAAAGGATTATAG
- a CDS encoding response regulator yields MTKQVLIVDDDDHLRELVQACLEDLGGWKTLTASSGKEALKITETQPVDAILLDVSMPDMDGFVVFEKLQENTVSQSIPVILLTARVLPSDRDRFARMGIAGVISKPFEPIAISQQVADILGWD; encoded by the coding sequence ATGACTAAACAAGTATTAATTGTTGATGATGACGATCACCTGCGAGAACTGGTACAGGCTTGTTTAGAAGACTTAGGGGGATGGAAAACACTGACAGCTTCATCAGGGAAAGAAGCGTTAAAAATCACCGAGACACAACCCGTTGATGCGATTTTGCTGGATGTATCTATGCCTGATATGGACGGCTTTGTGGTGTTTGAAAAACTTCAAGAAAATACTGTCAGCCAATCGATACCAGTGATTCTATTGACAGCGAGAGTTTTGCCAAGCGATCGCGATCGCTTTGCACGAATGGGAATTGCTGGTGTCATTTCCAAACCCTTTGAACCCATTGCTATTTCCCAGCAAGTTGCAGATATTCTCGGCTGGGATTGA
- the ald gene encoding alanine dehydrogenase: MEIGVPKETKDQEFRVGLSPSSVRVLRENGHKIFVQTQAGTGAGFTDDEYSSAGAEIVPTPEAVWNRELVVKVKEPLESEYKFLQKGQIVFTYLHLAADRKLTESLIDCGTCAIAYETVEQPGANKLPLLSPMSIIAGRLSVQFGARYLERQQGGRGVLLGGVPGVKPGKVVILGGGVVGTEAARMAVGMGAIVQILDVNVERLSYLETLFGSRVELLYSNSAHIEAAVKEADLLIGAVLVPGRRAPILVSRELVQKMHAGSVIVDVAVDQGGCVETLRTTSHTNPIYIEEGVVHYGVPNMPGAVPWTATQALNNSTLPYVVQLANLGLKALDVNPALAKGVNVQNHRLVHPAVQEVFPDLVS, encoded by the coding sequence ATGGAAATCGGCGTTCCTAAAGAAACTAAGGATCAAGAGTTTCGTGTAGGGTTGAGTCCTTCGAGTGTGCGGGTGTTGCGCGAAAATGGTCATAAGATTTTCGTCCAAACCCAAGCTGGTACTGGTGCTGGTTTTACCGATGATGAGTACAGTAGTGCTGGGGCGGAGATTGTACCCACACCAGAAGCGGTTTGGAATCGGGAACTAGTTGTTAAAGTCAAAGAACCCCTAGAGTCTGAGTATAAATTTTTGCAGAAAGGGCAGATAGTATTTACTTATCTGCATCTAGCAGCCGATCGCAAATTAACTGAGAGTTTAATTGATTGTGGCACTTGTGCGATCGCCTATGAAACTGTAGAACAACCTGGTGCCAACAAATTACCTTTGCTCTCTCCTATGAGCATTATTGCCGGTCGGCTATCCGTACAATTCGGCGCAAGGTATTTGGAACGTCAGCAAGGTGGACGAGGTGTGCTTTTAGGTGGCGTACCAGGTGTTAAACCGGGCAAAGTCGTGATTTTAGGCGGCGGTGTAGTTGGGACAGAAGCAGCTAGAATGGCTGTAGGCATGGGCGCGATCGTGCAAATTTTGGATGTGAATGTCGAGCGCTTATCCTACCTAGAAACTCTATTTGGCTCTAGAGTTGAATTGCTTTATAGCAACTCTGCCCATATCGAAGCCGCCGTTAAAGAAGCTGACTTGTTAATCGGTGCGGTTTTGGTGCCTGGACGTAGAGCACCAATATTAGTATCTCGCGAATTGGTACAAAAAATGCATGCCGGTTCTGTAATTGTGGATGTGGCTGTTGATCAAGGCGGTTGTGTGGAAACTTTACGGACAACTTCTCACACTAATCCCATTTACATTGAAGAGGGCGTGGTGCATTATGGCGTTCCTAATATGCCTGGTGCAGTACCTTGGACAGCTACCCAAGCGCTTAATAACAGTACCTTACCTTATGTTGTGCAGTTAGCAAATCTCGGTCTTAAAGCATTGGATGTTAACCCTGCATTAGCTAAAGGCGTGAATGTTCAAAATCATCGCTTGGTACATCCTGCTGTACAGGAAGTATTTCCTGATTTGGTAAGTTAA
- a CDS encoding ABC transporter permease, protein MKDFFLIKYAPEILQHTLEHLFMVGIAIGIAILIGIPLGILITRQTQLRQPILGIANILQTIPSLALFGLLIPVPVIGGIGVVPAIVALTLYSLLPIIRNTYTGIIGVDPAIREAGRGMGMTDKELLLQVEIPLAMGVILAGVRVATVIAIGIATIAAAIGAGGLGVFIFRGIAVVNNQLILAGAVPAALIALIADLAIGWIEGKLKVKG, encoded by the coding sequence ATGAAAGATTTCTTTTTGATTAAGTACGCCCCCGAAATTTTGCAGCATACGCTGGAACATTTATTTATGGTGGGCATTGCGATTGGAATTGCCATATTAATCGGCATTCCTTTAGGTATTTTAATTACCCGTCAAACCCAACTCCGCCAACCAATTTTAGGTATTGCCAATATTTTACAAACTATTCCCAGTTTGGCTTTATTTGGGTTATTAATTCCTGTACCTGTAATTGGTGGGATTGGTGTAGTACCAGCGATAGTGGCTTTAACTTTATATTCTTTATTACCGATAATTCGCAATACTTACACTGGCATTATTGGTGTAGATCCAGCGATTCGAGAAGCTGGGCGAGGTATGGGGATGACAGATAAAGAATTGTTATTACAAGTAGAAATTCCTTTAGCAATGGGAGTAATTTTAGCAGGGGTAAGAGTCGCAACTGTGATTGCCATTGGGATTGCAACTATTGCGGCTGCAATTGGTGCTGGTGGGTTAGGTGTATTTATTTTTCGAGGGATTGCAGTGGTAAATAATCAGTTAATCTTAGCTGGTGCAGTTCCCGCGGCATTAATTGCTTTAATTGCTGATTTAGCAATTGGTTGGATTGAAGGAAAGTTAAAGGTTAAAGGTTGA
- a CDS encoding response regulator, protein MKILLIEDDLLLSQILVEFLSTNHYTIDLANNGQTGLELAMTAEYDLIVLDWHIPQVDGISLCRQLRSLGDNKPILLLTANNSNADIVAGFDAGADDYVIKPCEPEALLARIRSLLRRSGAFPASKLTWGNLCLDQISGKVTYNAQVISLTVTEHNLLELFLQNPNRIFSRRVILDRLWGFDDAPIENAVTTHIKDLRKKLKAAGMTEDILETVYGIGYRLQPAPVPQSISDEKQPLTKDLTAINRVLERLSNSFSNQVAVLAEAKTALLTGNLHQELQQQAKHEAHKLAGSMGSFGYPQGSQLARQLEHLLSSDRTFTDDEITQFCQLVQALQQELTKPPIPVTSQPVPLRQTHLVLVIDDDTLLTERLFIEADAWKMGIKIAADLTTARSQLALETPDAVLLDLSFPDTEEDGLSLLRELTEKSPDLPIVVFTARDSLADRLAVSRLGARQFLHKPATTEQIFQAIARVLTQPKITEAKVLIVDDDPLMLAALAALLTPWGLEVTTLNEPQQFWQVLITTSPDIVVLDVEMPEISGLELCQIVRQDAQWGDLPLLVVTFHTEAEFLQQAFAAGADDFITKPVLGPELVTRVLSRIERVRSLRG, encoded by the coding sequence ATGAAAATTTTGCTGATAGAGGATGATTTGTTACTCAGTCAGATATTAGTAGAGTTTCTGAGTACAAATCATTACACTATCGATTTGGCAAATAATGGGCAAACTGGGCTAGAGCTAGCGATGACAGCTGAATATGACTTAATTGTACTAGACTGGCATATTCCCCAAGTGGATGGGATTAGTTTGTGTCGCCAGTTGCGATCGCTTGGCGATAATAAACCAATTTTGTTACTCACAGCAAACAATTCTAATGCAGATATTGTGGCAGGGTTTGATGCTGGCGCTGATGATTATGTGATCAAGCCTTGTGAACCAGAAGCATTACTGGCAAGAATTCGGTCTTTATTACGACGCAGTGGCGCATTTCCAGCTTCCAAGTTAACTTGGGGTAATCTGTGCTTAGACCAAATCTCTGGTAAAGTAACTTACAACGCTCAGGTAATTTCCCTGACGGTAACAGAGCACAATCTACTGGAATTGTTTTTACAAAACCCTAATCGTATTTTTAGCCGGAGGGTAATTTTAGATAGGCTTTGGGGATTTGATGATGCGCCGATTGAGAACGCCGTGACGACGCACATTAAAGACTTGCGGAAAAAACTCAAAGCTGCAGGGATGACCGAAGATATTTTAGAAACAGTATATGGTATTGGCTATCGCTTACAACCTGCACCTGTTCCTCAATCTATTTCCGACGAGAAACAACCCCTTACTAAAGATTTAACTGCCATTAACCGAGTATTAGAACGATTAAGTAATTCCTTTAGTAATCAGGTAGCGGTGCTGGCGGAAGCAAAAACTGCACTATTGACAGGAAATTTACACCAAGAGTTACAGCAACAAGCCAAGCATGAAGCTCATAAGCTAGCTGGTTCAATGGGTTCTTTTGGCTATCCCCAAGGTTCCCAACTCGCACGCCAATTAGAACATTTACTCAGCAGCGATCGCACTTTCACAGATGATGAAATTACACAATTTTGCCAATTAGTTCAGGCATTGCAACAAGAGTTAACCAAGCCGCCAATTCCTGTCACGTCACAACCAGTACCCCTGCGTCAAACTCATCTTGTGTTGGTAATTGATGATGATACTCTGCTGACTGAGCGTTTATTTATAGAAGCAGACGCTTGGAAAATGGGAATCAAAATCGCTGCTGATTTAACCACAGCTCGCTCGCAGCTCGCCTTAGAAACTCCTGATGCTGTTTTACTAGATTTAAGCTTTCCCGATACAGAAGAAGACGGCTTAAGCCTACTGCGGGAACTGACAGAAAAATCGCCAGATTTACCAATTGTGGTTTTTACAGCGCGAGATAGCCTTGCTGATCGATTAGCGGTATCACGCTTAGGCGCACGGCAATTTTTACACAAACCCGCCACTACTGAGCAAATTTTTCAAGCGATCGCCCGTGTTTTAACTCAGCCAAAAATCACAGAAGCTAAGGTCTTAATTGTAGACGATGACCCTTTGATGCTGGCTGCATTAGCCGCCTTACTGACTCCTTGGGGACTTGAGGTGACAACATTGAACGAACCACAGCAATTTTGGCAAGTGTTAATTACAACATCACCAGATATAGTGGTGCTAGATGTAGAAATGCCTGAAATTAGTGGTTTAGAATTGTGTCAAATTGTGCGACAGGATGCTCAATGGGGCGATTTGCCGCTTTTGGTAGTAACATTCCATACTGAAGCGGAATTCCTTCAGCAAGCGTTTGCTGCTGGAGCCGATGATTTTATTACCAAGCCAGTTTTAGGCCCAGAATTGGTCACAAGAGTGCTGAGTCGCATTGAGCGAGTGCGTTCTTTAAGGGGATGA
- a CDS encoding ATP-binding cassette domain-containing protein translates to MPENHQIAVEFRDVTFSRNHRPLVSHLNFAIRQGEALVLLGRSGSGKTTTMKLINRLFTPTTGEVLFDGVPTTQWDEIKLRRKIGYVIQETGLFPHFTVERNVGLVPTLEGWKPKQIKTRVYELLHLVGLEPEQFAGRYPHELSGGQRQRVGVARALAADPPVLLMDEPFGALDPITRLEIQQEFRRLQQDLGKTVVFVTHDIQEAFVLASRIGLMYEGELIVLGTKDEFMLSSHPESLAFLQCLHSLQDNL, encoded by the coding sequence ATGCCAGAAAATCACCAAATCGCGGTTGAATTCCGCGATGTCACCTTTAGCCGCAACCATCGCCCTTTGGTATCTCATCTCAATTTCGCCATCCGCCAGGGAGAAGCGCTAGTCTTGCTGGGACGCAGTGGGAGTGGTAAAACCACGACGATGAAATTAATTAATCGCCTGTTCACCCCTACCACTGGCGAAGTGTTATTTGATGGTGTCCCCACAACGCAATGGGACGAAATTAAACTGCGGCGCAAGATTGGTTATGTCATTCAAGAAACTGGTTTATTTCCCCATTTCACTGTTGAACGCAATGTAGGTTTAGTTCCCACTTTAGAAGGTTGGAAGCCAAAACAAATTAAAACACGGGTGTATGAGTTGTTGCACTTGGTAGGTTTAGAACCAGAACAATTTGCTGGGCGTTATCCCCACGAACTTTCGGGGGGACAAAGGCAAAGGGTGGGCGTAGCTAGGGCACTGGCAGCCGATCCGCCTGTATTATTAATGGATGAACCATTTGGCGCACTCGATCCAATTACCAGGCTGGAAATTCAGCAAGAGTTTCGCCGCTTACAACAAGACTTAGGCAAAACCGTTGTGTTTGTCACCCACGACATTCAAGAAGCATTTGTGTTGGCATCGAGAATTGGTTTAATGTATGAGGGAGAATTGATAGTATTAGGGACAAAGGATGAATTTATGTTATCCTCACATCCCGAAAGCCTAGCTTTCCTCCAATGTCTGCATTCTCTGCAAGACAATTTATGA
- a CDS encoding WD40 repeat domain-containing protein, whose product MASIILPVAIWKGVFINPVHAATETATNSQPKTNFANPQLIYTLQGHGGTVKSLAFSPDSKTLASGGAENEGVIRLWNLTTGARVGTIRKAHKTAVESLVISPDGQTLASCSSDYTINLWNLKNQQFKRSFVGHSTNVLSLAVSPDSRVLVSGGIDGIRLWDLPQQRPLGTLVNFDNLIYALAISPDGTTLVSGDYKGVIKLWNLSTGKLIRAFVGHYDLVSAVAFTPDSETLVTASHDRTIKIWHIQTGKLIQTLTGHNNWVNAIAVNPDGKTLASAGKDGIKLWDLTTGELINTLSSHSDWVSVIAFSPNGQMLASGGFDKQIKVWGTAPKRK is encoded by the coding sequence ATGGCTTCTATAATCCTTCCAGTGGCAATCTGGAAAGGAGTCTTCATTAATCCTGTTCATGCTGCTACAGAAACAGCAACAAACTCACAACCTAAAACCAACTTTGCCAATCCCCAGTTAATTTACACCCTGCAAGGGCATGGGGGAACTGTTAAATCCTTAGCTTTCAGTCCAGATAGCAAAACTCTTGCCAGTGGCGGTGCGGAAAATGAAGGTGTAATTCGCTTGTGGAATCTGACAACAGGCGCACGGGTGGGGACTATCCGCAAAGCACACAAAACAGCCGTCGAATCTTTGGTGATTTCACCCGATGGACAAACCCTGGCCAGTTGTAGCAGTGACTACACGATTAATCTTTGGAATCTCAAAAATCAGCAATTTAAACGCTCCTTTGTTGGGCACAGCACAAATGTACTATCCCTAGCGGTATCCCCTGATAGTAGAGTTCTCGTCAGTGGCGGTATAGATGGAATTCGCCTGTGGGATTTACCTCAGCAACGTCCCTTAGGTACTCTAGTCAACTTTGATAACTTAATTTACGCCCTGGCAATTAGCCCTGATGGTACAACCTTAGTTAGTGGTGACTACAAAGGTGTAATTAAACTGTGGAACTTAAGTACAGGAAAATTAATTCGTGCATTTGTCGGACATTATGATTTAGTTAGTGCTGTAGCTTTTACACCCGATAGCGAAACCCTAGTTACAGCTAGCCACGATCGCACAATTAAAATTTGGCATATTCAGACTGGCAAACTCATCCAAACTTTAACCGGACACAACAACTGGGTAAACGCCATTGCTGTGAACCCCGATGGCAAAACCCTCGCCAGTGCGGGGAAAGATGGCATTAAATTGTGGGATTTAACTACAGGTGAGTTAATTAATACACTCAGTAGCCATAGTGATTGGGTCAGTGTGATCGCTTTTAGTCCTAATGGTCAAATGCTTGCCAGTGGTGGTTTTGATAAACAAATTAAAGTTTGGGGAACCGCACCAAAACGCAAGTAG